A region of Maridesulfovibrio sp. DNA encodes the following proteins:
- the phoU gene encoding phosphate signaling complex protein PhoU produces MEQRAHFTKKMDDLKVQVLRMSSMAETALNNSIKALTECNAELAEDIIMNDIKINELECELDEYNLGLLALDQPMARDLRFIVGSMRIANNLERIGDQAVNLSHRAVFLSTRPPLPFNQKLEQMCTVAQNMVAKAVKAFADEDHALAAEVCSMDNDADSLNVRILKGLIENMVSETRIVERGVHLIMAAAHLERVADQATNIAESVIFITQGVNIKHQCKG; encoded by the coding sequence ATGGAGCAGCGTGCTCATTTTACAAAAAAAATGGATGACCTGAAGGTTCAGGTCCTCAGAATGTCCAGCATGGCCGAAACAGCCTTGAATAATTCAATCAAGGCTTTGACTGAGTGTAATGCCGAGCTTGCTGAAGACATCATTATGAATGATATCAAGATCAACGAGCTTGAGTGTGAGCTTGATGAGTACAATCTCGGGCTGCTTGCCCTTGATCAGCCAATGGCCCGGGACCTGCGTTTTATTGTAGGCTCCATGCGTATCGCCAACAATCTTGAGCGCATCGGCGATCAGGCGGTTAATCTGTCCCACAGGGCTGTTTTCCTGAGCACCCGTCCTCCCTTGCCTTTTAACCAGAAGCTGGAGCAGATGTGTACCGTTGCCCAGAATATGGTCGCCAAGGCGGTGAAGGCTTTTGCTGATGAGGATCATGCTCTGGCTGCGGAAGTTTGCAGCATGGATAACGATGCGGACAGCCTGAATGTGCGAATCCTTAAAGGCCTTATTGAAAATATGGTTTCTGAGACAAGGATCGTTGAACGCGGGGTGCATCTGATCATGGCTGCCGCTCATCTGGAGCGTGTTGCGGATCAGGCCACCAATATAGCTGAGTCGGTCATCTTCATCACTCAAGGGGTTAATATCAAGCATCAGTGCAAGGGGTAG
- a CDS encoding AMIN domain-containing protein, translating to MKMKFRPFTALLLVLLLLAGVCAVLYHTGFFNAFLVEKAEKEQLPEGDGPVVRRPVEKLVLPLKASTVEDSPLEDGLNEADISAGNSSVTAGPVAESEQKESETVPAKKPQPDEVVAETASELKPEPTDPVNSAESISAKGALSGVSVSCQAQKATVKIALSAAAGKISWFNLDKPRRLVVDLHGQWANKAKSLYKFKDCPLQKVVLGEHPGKLRLVLYLDQKVPSKIKPVMRRNDKGISLELDF from the coding sequence ATGAAAATGAAATTTCGTCCTTTTACAGCCCTGTTGCTAGTCCTCCTTTTGTTGGCTGGAGTCTGCGCGGTCCTTTATCATACGGGCTTTTTTAACGCTTTTTTGGTTGAAAAAGCGGAAAAAGAGCAGCTTCCGGAAGGGGATGGGCCTGTGGTGCGCAGGCCGGTAGAAAAGCTGGTCCTGCCCCTTAAGGCCTCCACTGTGGAAGATAGTCCGCTTGAAGACGGTTTGAACGAAGCGGATATAAGTGCCGGAAATAGTTCTGTGACTGCAGGACCTGTTGCAGAATCGGAGCAGAAGGAGAGTGAAACTGTCCCGGCAAAGAAGCCGCAACCGGATGAGGTAGTTGCTGAAACAGCTTCTGAATTAAAACCTGAGCCAACTGACCCCGTAAATTCTGCCGAATCAATTTCAGCCAAAGGAGCCTTGAGTGGGGTTTCGGTTTCCTGTCAAGCCCAAAAGGCAACGGTGAAGATAGCACTGTCTGCTGCTGCGGGTAAAATCAGTTGGTTTAATCTCGATAAACCGCGCCGTCTGGTGGTGGATCTGCATGGGCAATGGGCAAATAAAGCGAAGTCTTTATACAAATTCAAGGATTGTCCGTTGCAGAAAGTCGTACTCGGTGAACATCCCGGTAAGCTTCGGCTGGTATTGTATCTGGACCAAAAAGTTCCATCAAAAATTAAACCTGTTATGCGCAGGAATGACAAAGGAATTTCTTTGGAACTTGATTTTTAA
- a CDS encoding response regulator — protein sequence MSHSILILDDDLHVRESLAISLEDEEFNVYEVGSSEEALSFLDGRRVDMVVVDLRLPGMSGTDFINEARQKWPELKYIIYTGSPEFSIPVDLAEVPSVSNSIFLKPLPSCEVMINEIRRMLG from the coding sequence GTGTCACACTCAATACTTATTCTCGATGATGATTTGCATGTAAGGGAAAGTCTTGCGATAAGCCTTGAAGATGAGGAGTTCAATGTATATGAAGTCGGCAGTTCCGAAGAAGCCTTGAGTTTTCTTGATGGCCGGAGAGTGGATATGGTGGTGGTGGATTTAAGGCTTCCGGGAATGAGCGGCACTGACTTTATCAATGAGGCCCGGCAGAAATGGCCGGAGCTGAAGTATATAATTTATACCGGTTCCCCTGAATTCAGTATTCCGGTGGATCTGGCTGAAGTCCCCAGTGTCTCAAACTCCATATTTCTGAAACCATTGCCGAGCTGCGAGGTCATGATTAACGAAATAAGGCGCATGCTGGGTTAG
- the pstB gene encoding phosphate ABC transporter ATP-binding protein PstB — MGQAVKIASKNLDFYYGNFKALEGISMDFEENRVTALIGPSGCGKSTFLRCLNRMNDLIPGTRVDGDLTLDDEDIYAQGLDVVTLRRRVGMVFQKPNPFPKSIFENVAYGLRVNGIKDKEFVAHKVEESLKGGALWDEVKDRLHTSALGLSGGQQQRLCIARALAVEPEILLMDEPASALDPIATQKIEDLIHELKKNFTIIIVTHSMQQAARVSDQTAFFYMGRLIETGKTETMFTKPKNKQTEDYITGRFG, encoded by the coding sequence ATGGGGCAAGCTGTTAAAATCGCTTCCAAGAATCTTGACTTTTACTATGGAAACTTCAAGGCTCTTGAAGGTATTTCTATGGATTTTGAAGAGAACAGGGTTACTGCGCTGATTGGACCTTCCGGTTGCGGTAAAAGTACTTTTCTTCGTTGTCTGAACAGGATGAACGACCTCATTCCCGGAACCCGCGTCGATGGGGATCTTACCCTTGATGATGAGGATATCTATGCTCAGGGACTTGATGTTGTTACCCTCAGAAGGCGTGTAGGCATGGTTTTTCAGAAGCCAAACCCTTTTCCAAAATCCATTTTTGAAAACGTTGCTTACGGTTTGCGTGTAAACGGTATCAAAGATAAGGAATTTGTTGCCCATAAGGTGGAAGAAAGCCTCAAGGGAGGAGCTCTCTGGGATGAGGTCAAGGATCGTCTCCATACTTCCGCTCTCGGACTTTCCGGCGGTCAGCAGCAGAGACTGTGCATTGCCCGTGCTTTGGCTGTGGAACCGGAGATCCTGCTTATGGATGAGCCTGCATCCGCACTCGACCCCATTGCCACCCAGAAGATTGAAGATCTGATTCACGAACTCAAGAAGAATTTTACAATCATCATCGTGACTCATTCCATGCAGCAGGCAGCACGCGTATCTGACCAGACCGCGTTCTTCTACATGGGGCGGCTCATTGAAACCGGTAAGACTGAAACCATGTTCACTAAGCCAAAAAATAAGCAGACAGAAGATTATATTACCGGTAGATTCGGTTAG
- the sppA gene encoding signal peptide peptidase SppA — MKNPKNSFSVRHPFLFGFSLLLMAVALLWGAAAFFHGKVDFMTGGKIGVVNVQGTITNSLPTVKFLRDLRRDDSVKGVLLRVNSPGGTIAPSQELYHAVKRVAEVKPIVASFGTVAASGGYYAAAPATQIIASSGSITGSIGVKAEYANFHQLMDKLGVKPIIITSGKMKAAGSPFAELTPEQREYLTNLIMDMHDQFVSDVASARKLDLAQVEKIADGRAITGRKAKELGLVDRIGGFEDSVTVLKALCGLEGDVNVIEGPEEEKPLIKQILGYLGIIPEGSATGDGLIFSY; from the coding sequence ATGAAGAATCCTAAGAACAGTTTCTCTGTCAGACATCCGTTTCTATTCGGTTTCAGTCTGCTATTAATGGCTGTGGCTCTCCTATGGGGAGCCGCAGCCTTTTTTCATGGCAAAGTGGACTTCATGACCGGAGGAAAAATCGGGGTTGTCAATGTACAGGGAACCATCACCAACTCATTGCCTACGGTAAAATTCCTGCGTGACCTGCGTAGGGATGATTCTGTTAAGGGCGTGTTGCTGCGGGTTAACTCACCCGGAGGGACAATTGCCCCCTCACAGGAATTGTATCATGCGGTAAAGCGTGTTGCCGAGGTTAAGCCCATTGTGGCTTCCTTTGGTACTGTTGCCGCTTCCGGCGGATATTACGCTGCAGCACCGGCCACCCAGATCATAGCCAGCTCAGGTTCCATAACGGGTTCCATCGGGGTCAAGGCGGAATATGCAAATTTCCATCAGCTCATGGATAAGCTCGGGGTCAAGCCGATAATCATTACCAGCGGCAAGATGAAGGCTGCCGGATCCCCCTTTGCCGAGCTGACCCCGGAACAGCGTGAATATCTGACTAACCTGATCATGGATATGCATGACCAGTTCGTTTCCGATGTCGCATCAGCCCGCAAGCTAGACCTCGCTCAGGTGGAGAAAATAGCCGATGGCAGGGCCATTACCGGACGCAAGGCAAAAGAACTGGGATTGGTAGACCGTATCGGCGGATTTGAGGATTCCGTGACCGTGCTCAAGGCTCTTTGCGGACTTGAAGGTGATGTTAACGTTATCGAAGGACCGGAAGAAGAAAAGCCGCTGATCAAACAAATTCTGGGCTATCTGGGAATTATCCCGGAAGGTTCAGCCACCGGTGACGGGCTGATTTTTTCCTATTGA
- a CDS encoding glycogen/starch/alpha-glucan phosphorylase: protein MPKDINEFLDEIGGMDIDSLVNCVCRHHLSNLGRDYGRTDLFSLYQALAYTLRDRLVGNWIKTQRSYYSQRAKSVYYLSLEFLTGKSLVSNTLSLGVEKEVAEVLEKFGATLEEAESAEADAGLGNGGLGRLASCFLDSMASLGIPGYGYGIRYEYGIFKQAIENGEQVEAPDDWLHSGNPWEFNRKGFMFTVRLYGREEQYTHEDGSIRHRWADSAKVMAVPVDMLIPGYKNGNVINMRLWEAQPARRFNFDLFNSGDYIRSMEDAVRSQTISKVLYPNDRLSEGRELRLVQQYFFVSATIQDMMRRFLKLKLDFSELPNRAVVQLNETHPAIAIPELMRILIDEHMLNWDEAWRICRRTFAYTNHTVMPEALEKWSLDMMRKVLPRHVSIIFEINRRFMEDVKASFPGDEGRLKRMSIIEDCEHPQVRMAWLAVVGSFTVNGVSALHGELIKKSIFHDFVEMFPGRFTSVTNGITPRRWLRQCNQPLSELITEKIGDEWVTDLDQLRKLEALADDPDFQDRWYECKLKEKKRLVDYARNEYGIYLPADWMYDVHVKRIHEYKRQLLNILHAVTLYCRLKKNPDSVSVPRLKIFAGKAAPGYFLAKRIIRLINSVGAAVNSDPAVNHKLRIAFLPNYRVSQAERIIPATDLSEQISLAGTEASGTGNMKFALNGALTIGTLDGANIEIMEEVGREHMFIFGMDADEVGRRRNNGYNPSEVASADQELGEVLHYLGDGTFSEGDRELFRPILNALFDGGDQYMVLADYRDYVNEQDRVDEMWLDRRSWQRSSILNTAGSGHFSSDRAIMDYARNIWGIRPMDMEK from the coding sequence ATGCCCAAAGATATCAATGAGTTCCTTGATGAAATCGGTGGAATGGATATTGATTCCCTTGTTAATTGTGTTTGCCGTCACCATCTTTCAAATCTTGGTCGTGATTACGGTCGCACGGATCTTTTTTCTCTTTATCAGGCTTTGGCTTATACTTTGCGTGATCGCCTTGTGGGTAACTGGATTAAGACCCAGAGGTCTTACTATAGCCAACGGGCTAAAAGTGTTTACTACCTTTCTCTTGAGTTCCTTACCGGTAAATCTCTGGTCAGCAACACTTTGAGTCTTGGTGTGGAGAAGGAAGTTGCTGAGGTGCTTGAAAAATTCGGAGCTACTCTTGAGGAAGCAGAGAGTGCTGAAGCCGATGCCGGGCTTGGTAACGGCGGTCTGGGCCGTCTGGCCTCTTGTTTTTTGGATTCCATGGCCAGTCTGGGGATTCCCGGTTACGGCTACGGGATCAGGTATGAGTACGGGATTTTCAAACAGGCCATTGAAAACGGGGAGCAGGTTGAGGCCCCGGATGATTGGCTGCACAGCGGAAATCCTTGGGAGTTCAACCGTAAGGGCTTTATGTTTACGGTCCGCCTTTACGGACGCGAAGAGCAGTACACTCATGAGGACGGTTCTATCCGTCATCGCTGGGCGGACAGCGCAAAAGTAATGGCCGTGCCTGTGGATATGCTTATTCCAGGTTATAAAAACGGTAATGTAATCAATATGCGTCTCTGGGAGGCTCAGCCCGCACGGCGATTCAATTTCGATCTCTTCAACAGCGGAGACTACATTCGTTCCATGGAAGATGCGGTCCGCTCCCAGACCATCTCCAAAGTCCTTTATCCTAATGACCGTCTCAGCGAGGGGCGTGAACTGCGTCTTGTGCAGCAGTATTTCTTTGTCTCGGCAACCATTCAGGATATGATGCGCCGTTTTCTTAAGCTGAAGCTTGATTTTTCCGAATTGCCCAACCGGGCCGTGGTTCAGCTCAATGAAACCCATCCGGCCATTGCTATTCCTGAACTGATGCGGATCCTGATTGATGAGCATATGCTCAACTGGGATGAAGCATGGCGTATCTGCCGTCGGACTTTTGCCTATACCAACCATACGGTGATGCCCGAGGCCCTTGAAAAATGGTCTCTGGATATGATGCGAAAAGTTTTGCCCCGGCATGTTTCCATCATCTTTGAAATCAACCGCCGTTTCATGGAGGATGTAAAGGCCAGTTTTCCCGGCGACGAAGGCCGGTTGAAGCGCATGTCCATCATTGAAGACTGCGAACATCCGCAGGTGCGTATGGCGTGGCTGGCCGTGGTGGGCAGCTTTACCGTGAATGGTGTCTCCGCCCTTCACGGCGAATTGATCAAGAAAAGCATTTTCCATGATTTTGTGGAAATGTTTCCCGGCAGATTCACCTCGGTAACGAACGGAATCACTCCGCGCAGGTGGCTCCGGCAATGCAACCAGCCGCTTTCCGAGCTGATTACCGAAAAAATAGGCGATGAATGGGTTACTGATCTGGACCAGCTCAGAAAGCTGGAAGCGCTGGCTGACGACCCTGATTTTCAGGATCGCTGGTATGAATGCAAACTCAAGGAAAAGAAGCGGCTGGTGGATTATGCCCGCAATGAGTACGGGATTTATCTGCCTGCGGACTGGATGTATGATGTGCACGTAAAGCGTATTCATGAATATAAGCGCCAACTGCTTAATATTTTGCACGCGGTAACCCTTTATTGCCGTTTGAAAAAGAATCCTGACAGCGTGTCTGTCCCAAGGCTGAAAATATTCGCCGGAAAGGCTGCCCCCGGTTACTTTTTAGCTAAACGCATCATCAGGCTGATTAATTCTGTAGGCGCAGCTGTCAATTCCGATCCCGCAGTGAACCACAAACTGCGTATCGCTTTTCTGCCTAATTACCGGGTTTCTCAGGCTGAACGGATAATCCCGGCCACAGACCTTTCTGAGCAGATTTCCCTTGCCGGAACAGAGGCTTCCGGTACCGGAAATATGAAATTTGCCCTGAACGGCGCACTTACCATCGGAACACTCGACGGTGCCAATATCGAGATTATGGAAGAAGTGGGCCGTGAGCATATGTTTATTTTCGGTATGGATGCTGACGAAGTCGGGCGGCGCCGTAACAACGGGTATAATCCTTCTGAGGTGGCTTCCGCAGATCAGGAGTTGGGCGAGGTCCTGCACTACTTGGGTGATGGTACTTTTTCCGAAGGAGACCGGGAGTTGTTCCGGCCCATACTTAATGCCCTGTTTGACGGAGGAGACCAGTATATGGTCCTTGCTGATTACCGGGATTATGTGAATGAGCAGGACCGGGTGGATGAAATGTGGTTGGACCGCAGAAGCTGGCAGCGAAGTTCAATTCTGAATACTGCCGGGTCCGGGCATTTTTCCAGTGACCGGGCCATAATGGATTACGCCCGCAACATCTGGGGAATCCGGCCTATGGATATGGAAAAGTAA
- a CDS encoding OmpA family protein: protein MPPKKEEIIYVVAKAPAEPPPEEGLPPWMATFADMVTLLLCFFVLLLSFANQDVANFETLKGSMRDAFGMQTHDRTGKHMAFSSSPHSASSASAQAKKNLEALEVDIRAFISAGKMQKLMSVNTDQQGVLVRVPTRAIFMPGTAQINPNATKLLDKVAGIMKKKNFNLVVRGHTDDRATKNNIYSSNWELSAARAASCLRYILKKSGVSSKRVKAVGYAGTKPLVPNTSNRNRAINRRVEFYYEPPSDKW, encoded by the coding sequence GTGCCCCCGAAAAAAGAAGAAATAATATACGTTGTAGCCAAGGCCCCGGCTGAACCTCCGCCGGAGGAAGGGCTGCCGCCATGGATGGCCACCTTTGCGGATATGGTCACACTGCTGTTGTGCTTTTTTGTCCTGCTGCTTTCTTTCGCCAACCAGGATGTTGCTAACTTTGAGACATTGAAAGGTTCCATGCGTGATGCATTCGGTATGCAGACTCATGACCGGACCGGAAAGCACATGGCTTTTTCCAGCAGTCCCCATTCTGCCTCTTCTGCCAGTGCGCAGGCCAAGAAAAATTTAGAAGCCCTTGAAGTTGATATCAGGGCCTTTATTTCCGCCGGCAAAATGCAGAAATTGATGTCAGTCAATACCGACCAGCAGGGCGTGTTGGTCAGGGTGCCTACGCGGGCCATATTTATGCCCGGAACAGCCCAGATCAACCCTAATGCAACAAAACTGCTGGATAAGGTTGCCGGGATCATGAAAAAAAAGAATTTTAATCTGGTTGTCCGCGGGCATACGGATGACCGGGCTACAAAAAATAATATATACAGCTCCAACTGGGAACTCTCAGCTGCAAGAGCTGCGTCTTGTCTGCGTTATATTCTCAAGAAGTCCGGAGTGTCTTCAAAGAGGGTCAAAGCCGTTGGGTATGCCGGAACCAAACCGCTGGTACCGAACACTTCCAACCGGAACAGGGCAATCAACCGTAGAGTTGAATTTTATTACGAGCCACCATCAGATAAGTGGTAG
- a CDS encoding MBL fold metallo-hydrolase — MRCTFLGTGSSFDAGLTNVSMLVEGGDKRILLDCGFNAAHACIGMVPDAQNIDALWISHFHGDHFFGVPFLLGAFFSAGRTKDLHVCGPVGVEEKIGQVVDLAYPNLRAKIDFKLVFHEFSPGDQHHVSGFNLKTCSIDHSASALALRLDCAGKMLFYTGDGQLTDDCRKLAEGVDLAILEAYGLDDSVKGHSCVRENLDFVISAGIRNAALVHIEPLVRICCIDEIEALLSPISSARVFLPEQGQCIEV; from the coding sequence ATGAGGTGTACATTCCTAGGCACAGGCTCATCCTTTGACGCCGGACTGACCAATGTTTCCATGCTGGTGGAGGGCGGAGATAAGCGCATCCTGCTCGATTGCGGATTCAACGCAGCGCATGCCTGCATAGGGATGGTCCCGGATGCACAAAATATTGATGCCCTCTGGATTTCGCATTTCCATGGGGATCATTTTTTTGGGGTACCTTTTCTGCTGGGTGCTTTTTTCTCAGCCGGCCGAACCAAGGATTTACATGTCTGCGGCCCAGTTGGAGTTGAAGAAAAGATCGGGCAGGTTGTTGATCTGGCTTACCCTAACCTGCGGGCTAAGATCGACTTCAAGCTTGTTTTTCATGAATTCAGTCCGGGGGATCAGCACCATGTCTCCGGTTTTAACCTGAAAACCTGTTCTATCGATCATTCTGCCTCCGCATTGGCGTTGCGGCTTGACTGTGCCGGAAAGATGCTCTTTTATACTGGGGACGGGCAGCTTACGGATGATTGCCGGAAACTGGCGGAAGGCGTTGATCTTGCCATCCTTGAGGCTTATGGGCTGGATGATTCCGTAAAAGGTCATTCCTGCGTCCGGGAGAACCTTGATTTTGTGATTTCCGCAGGGATTCGCAATGCGGCACTTGTGCATATAGAGCCTCTTGTGCGAATCTGCTGCATTGATGAGATTGAAGCATTGCTGTCCCCGATCTCCTCAGCAAGAGTTTTTTTGCCCGAACAAGGGCAGTGCATCGAGGTTTGA
- a CDS encoding MucR family transcriptional regulator: protein MEDHLKEALEIVKAQASVRTMTEEEITSMVQKLASGIKTISEGMLDNGSPEPNPPVDPKKAIREKSIICLESGKSFKVLTKRHLAKYGLTPDEYREKWGYAKKTPLVCKSLQRERRKKMKEMKLWEKRKKQ from the coding sequence ATGGAAGACCATCTTAAAGAAGCGCTTGAAATTGTAAAAGCCCAAGCCAGCGTGAGAACCATGACCGAGGAAGAGATAACCTCCATGGTTCAGAAACTGGCTTCCGGAATCAAAACAATAAGCGAAGGTATGCTGGATAACGGTTCCCCAGAACCGAATCCTCCGGTTGATCCCAAAAAAGCCATCAGGGAAAAGAGCATTATCTGTCTGGAATCAGGCAAATCCTTCAAGGTTCTGACCAAACGCCATCTGGCCAAATACGGCCTGACTCCGGATGAATATCGTGAAAAATGGGGCTACGCCAAAAAGACTCCGCTGGTCTGTAAATCACTGCAGCGGGAACGGCGCAAAAAGATGAAGGAAATGAAGCTCTGGGAAAAACGCAAAAAACAATAA
- a CDS encoding 30S ribosomal protein S1, with amino-acid sequence MNAEMEMDFEAALEDYLNADFGNLDEGSIVSGEVVKVDKDFVLIDVNFKSEGQIAVSEFLDADGEMTVAVGDKVDVFVANKNENEGTIHLSRDKAKRMQLFDKLEEVQEKEGVVEGRIIRRIKGGYTVDLGGVEAFLPGSHVDLRPVPDMDALVDQTYEFKILKINRRRSNVIVSRRVLLEEQRNEMRSQLLETLEEEQTVKGKVKNITEYGVFIDLGGLDGLLHITDMSWKRIKHPKEMVALGDELELKVLNFDKEGQKVSLGLKQLVPDPWEDISGKYPEGAKYTGKVTNLADYGAFVELEAGVEGLVHISEMSWTRKLRHPSQMVRVGDEVDVVVLGVDPDKKRISLGMKQVKPNPWDVVAEKFPEGTILEGQIKNITEFGVFIGIEDGIDGLIHVSDISWTRKVRHPSEVYAVGDSVQAKVLTVDKENEKFTLGVKQLSEDPWSQVPTKYPVGCTLEGLVTNITDFGLFVEVEEGIEGLVHVSEISHKKIKNPSEMFKEGVTIQAKVIHVSADERRLGLSIKQLKEDTEKRQPKEFRSGPADSGNTLGELLKQKLADAADAAAAETEDEES; translated from the coding sequence ATGAACGCCGAAATGGAAATGGACTTCGAGGCTGCCCTTGAAGATTATCTAAATGCCGATTTCGGAAATCTGGACGAAGGAAGCATCGTTTCCGGTGAAGTAGTTAAAGTTGATAAAGATTTCGTTCTTATCGACGTTAACTTCAAGTCTGAAGGCCAGATTGCAGTATCCGAATTTCTGGATGCTGATGGTGAAATGACTGTTGCAGTCGGTGACAAAGTAGACGTTTTTGTTGCTAACAAAAACGAAAACGAAGGCACCATTCACCTTTCCCGCGACAAAGCCAAACGCATGCAGCTCTTCGACAAGCTTGAAGAAGTGCAGGAAAAAGAAGGCGTTGTCGAAGGCAGAATCATCCGCCGCATCAAAGGTGGTTATACCGTTGATCTCGGTGGCGTGGAAGCATTCCTGCCCGGTTCTCACGTCGATCTTCGTCCCGTTCCCGATATGGACGCACTCGTTGATCAGACTTACGAATTCAAAATCCTCAAAATCAACCGTCGTCGCAGCAACGTTATCGTTTCCCGTCGTGTTCTTCTCGAAGAACAGCGCAACGAAATGCGTTCCCAGCTGCTTGAAACTCTTGAAGAAGAGCAGACCGTTAAAGGTAAAGTCAAAAACATCACCGAATACGGTGTGTTCATTGACCTTGGCGGTCTCGACGGACTTCTGCATATCACAGACATGTCCTGGAAGCGCATCAAGCATCCCAAGGAAATGGTTGCACTCGGTGATGAGCTCGAACTGAAAGTTCTGAACTTCGACAAAGAAGGCCAGAAAGTTTCTCTCGGCCTCAAACAGCTCGTTCCCGATCCGTGGGAAGACATCTCCGGCAAATACCCCGAAGGTGCCAAGTACACCGGTAAGGTTACCAACCTCGCTGATTACGGTGCATTCGTCGAGCTGGAAGCTGGTGTCGAAGGTCTGGTTCACATTTCTGAAATGTCCTGGACCCGCAAACTTCGCCATCCCTCCCAGATGGTTCGCGTTGGCGACGAAGTCGACGTAGTTGTTCTGGGTGTTGATCCCGACAAGAAGCGCATCTCCCTCGGTATGAAACAGGTTAAGCCGAACCCATGGGATGTTGTTGCTGAGAAATTCCCCGAAGGTACTATCCTTGAAGGCCAGATCAAAAACATCACCGAATTCGGTGTGTTCATCGGCATCGAAGACGGCATTGACGGCCTGATTCACGTTTCCGATATCTCCTGGACCCGCAAGGTTCGCCATCCTTCAGAAGTATACGCTGTGGGTGACTCCGTACAGGCTAAAGTCCTCACCGTTGATAAAGAAAACGAGAAATTCACCCTCGGTGTTAAACAGCTTTCCGAAGACCCCTGGTCTCAGGTACCCACTAAGTACCCCGTTGGCTGCACCCTTGAAGGTCTCGTTACCAACATCACCGACTTCGGCCTCTTCGTAGAAGTTGAAGAAGGTATTGAAGGTCTGGTTCACGTTTCTGAAATCTCTCACAAGAAGATCAAGAATCCTTCCGAGATGTTCAAAGAAGGCGTTACCATCCAGGCTAAAGTCATCCACGTATCTGCTGATGAGCGTCGCCTCGGCCTCTCCATCAAGCAGCTCAAGGAAGACACTGAAAAACGTCAGCCCAAAGAATTCCGTTCCGGTCCTGCCGACAGCGGTAACACCCTGGGCGAACTGCTGAAGCAGAAACTTGCTGACGCAGCTGATGCAGCTGCTGCAGAGACTGAGGATGAAGAATCCTAA